One Chaetodon trifascialis isolate fChaTrf1 chromosome 12, fChaTrf1.hap1, whole genome shotgun sequence DNA window includes the following coding sequences:
- the dcbld2 gene encoding discoidin, CUB and LCCL domain-containing protein 2 isoform X1: protein MGRAVMVGRGPTGAGVLVLSILIILTTEGCRAQKGDGCGPSVLGPSSGTLSSLGYPGTYPNNTVCEWEISVPRGGRIHFRFAELDIEDSDCQVNYLRLYNGIGPQRSEIVKYCGLGLKVTELIESTGNQVTVQFMSGTHHSGRGFYLSYSTTEHADLITCLDKGTDFPEAEFSKYCPAGCLTSTEEISGTIPNGYRESSPLCVAAVHAGVVSNAVGGRISVVSSKGIPHYEATLANNVTSTGGTLSNSLFTFKTNGCYGTLGLESGVVADTQLSASSVWEWNNIIGQQSVWAPSGARLKKAGPPWAPSQSDQQQWLQVDLKREKRVTGITTTGSTLREYQYYVSAYRVLYSNDGQQWYIYREANSTQDKVFQGNINYLYEVRNNFIPPIEARFVRINPTLWHQRIALKLELLGCQIPAGEWRTEARPRMLPPTRLSPPPAGTKRPPHLGQSTHTPDIRNTTMPPHTGKDVALAAVLVPVLVMVLTALIVIVVCAWHWRNKKKSSEGTYDLPHWDRTDWWKSMKQLLPSKMVETEDSVRYSSSEVGRLTGRGAVPRLHAEPAEYAQPLVSGVTTLGARSTFKPDEGPDPGYSDPDLYDAPISPDVYHAYAEPLPASGSEYATPIVVDMGCHPSGGSSLNQGSTVCSFMGAGPTSLLTRTDSSHSGRSAYDTPKNTTGQVTPTEDLTYQVPQSNTQKPAGQS from the exons ATGGGCAGAGCGGTAATGGTGGGCAGGGGACCGACAGGGGCCGGGGTTCTCGTCCTGTCGATTCTCATTATTCTCACCACGGAAGGATGTCGAGCGCAGAAAG GTGATGGCTGTGGTCCCAGTGTGCTTGGCCCCAGCAGCGGGACTCTGTCCTCTCTGGGTTACCCGGGGACGTACCCCAACAACACGGTGTGCGAGTGGGAGATCAGCGTTCCCCGCGGGGGCAGGATCCACTTTCGCTTTGCCGAGCTGGACATAGAAGACAGCGACTGCCAGGTCAACTACCTCCGCCTCTACAACGGCATCGGACCCCAGAGGAGTGAGATTG TGAAGTACTGCGGTTTGGGTCTGAAGGTCACCGAGCTGATCGAGTCCACTGGCAACCAGGTCACTGTCCAGTTCATGAGTGGGACCCATCACAGTGGACGTGGATTCTACCTGTCCTACTCCACCACTGAACACGCAG ATCTAATCACCTGCCTGGACAAAGGAACTGATTTCCCTGAGGCAGAGTTCAG TAAATACTGTCCAGCAGGCTGCTTGACATCTACAGAGGAGATTTCTGGGACTATACCTAATGGATACAGAGAG TCCTCTCCGCTGTGTGTGGCAGCCGTCCACGCAGGTGTGGTGTCCAACGCTGTGGGAGGGAGGATCTCGGTGGTCAGCAGCAAAGGCATTCCTCACTACGAGGCCACACTGGCCAACAATGTCACTTCCACTGG aGGAACTTTGTCAAACAGTCTCTTCACCTTCAAGACCAACG GCTGCTATGGAACGCTGGGTTTAGAGTCTGGTGTTGTGGCGGAcactcagctctctgcttcctctgtgtggGAGTGGAACAACATCATTGGCCAGCAGAGTGTGTGGGCACCATCAGGGGCGCGGCTTAAAAAGGCGGGGCCGCCCTGGGCACCTTCGCAGAGTGACCAGCAGCAGTGGCTGCAGGTCGATCtcaagagggagaagagggtcACAG GTATCACCACCACCGGCTCTACCCTGAGAGAGTACCAGTACTATGTTTCAGCGTACCGGGTCCTGTACAGTAACGATGGCCAGCAGTGGTACATCTACAGGGAAGCAAATTCTACTCAAGACAAG GTTTTTCAAGGCAACATCAACTACCTGTATGAGGTGAGGAATAACTTCATTCCTCCAATTGAAGCCCGCTTTGTGAGGATAAATCCGACCCTATGGCACCAGAGAATCGCACTCAAGTTGGAGCTGCTTGGCTGCCAAATCCCTGCAGGTGAGTGGAG GACAGAGGCGAGGCCGAGGATGTTACCCCCCACTCGcctttctccccctcctgctgGTACAAAACGCCCACCTCACCTCGgccaaagcacacacacccCAGACATCCGAAACACGACGATGCCTCCTCACACCGGCAAAG ATGTGGCGCTGGCAGCAGTTCTGGTGCCTGTGTTGGTCATGGTTCTGACTGCCCTCATCGTGATTGTGGTTTGTGCGTGGCACTGGAGGAATAA GAAAAAGAGCTCTGAAGGAACATATGACCTCCCTCACTGGGATCGCACAG ACTGGTGGAAAAGCATGAAGCAGCTGTTGCCCTCCAAGATGGTAGAGACGGAGGATTCAGTTCggtacagcagcagtgaggtggGCCGGCTAACTGGGAGAGGGGCTGTGCCTAGACTACATGCTGAACCTGCCG AATATGCTCAGCCCCTGGTGAGTGGTGTGACAACACTAGGCGCCCGGTCAACCTTTAAACCAGATGAGGGGCCCGACCCAGGGTACTCAGATCCTGACCTGTACGATGCTCCCATCTCACCAGATGTGTACCACGCCTATGCAGAACCCCTGCCAGCTTCGGGGTCTGAATACGCCACACCCATTGTGGTTGACATGGGTTGCCACCCATCAGGGGGCTCCTCTTTGAACCAGGGCTCCACAGTGTGCAGTTTCATGGGTGCTGGGCCGACCTCCCTGCTCACACGGACGGACAGTAGCCATTCAGGGAGGTCGGCGTATGATACGCCCAAGAACACCACTGGACAGGTCACGCCCACTGAGGATCTGACCTATCAGGTACCTCAGAGTAACACTCAGAAgccagcaggacagagctga
- the dcbld2 gene encoding discoidin, CUB and LCCL domain-containing protein 2 isoform X2 — MGRAVMVGRGPTGAGVLVLSILIILTTEGCRAQKGDGCGPSVLGPSSGTLSSLGYPGTYPNNTVCEWEISVPRGGRIHFRFAELDIEDSDCQVNYLRLYNGIGPQRSEIVKYCGLGLKVTELIESTGNQVTVQFMSGTHHSGRGFYLSYSTTEHADLITCLDKGTDFPEAEFSKYCPAGCLTSTEEISGTIPNGYRESSPLCVAAVHAGVVSNAVGGRISVVSSKGIPHYEATLANNVTSTGGTLSNSLFTFKTNGCYGTLGLESGVVADTQLSASSVWEWNNIIGQQSVWAPSGARLKKAGPPWAPSQSDQQQWLQVDLKREKRVTGITTTGSTLREYQYYVSAYRVLYSNDGQQWYIYREANSTQDKVFQGNINYLYEVRNNFIPPIEARFVRINPTLWHQRIALKLELLGCQIPAARRRTEPRTEARPRMLPPTRLSPPPAGTKRPPHLGQSTHTPDIRNTTMPPHTGKDVALAAVLVPVLVMVLTALIVIVVCAWHWRNKKKSSEGTYDLPHWDRTDWWKSMKQLLPSKMVETEDSVRYSSSEVGRLTGRGAVPRLHAEPAEYAQPLVSGVTTLGARSTFKPDEGPDPGYSDPDLYDAPISPDVYHAYAEPLPASGSEYATPIVVDMGCHPSGGSSLNQGSTVCSFMGAGPTSLLTRTDSSHSGRSAYDTPKNTTGQVTPTEDLTYQVPQSNTQKPAGQS; from the exons ATGGGCAGAGCGGTAATGGTGGGCAGGGGACCGACAGGGGCCGGGGTTCTCGTCCTGTCGATTCTCATTATTCTCACCACGGAAGGATGTCGAGCGCAGAAAG GTGATGGCTGTGGTCCCAGTGTGCTTGGCCCCAGCAGCGGGACTCTGTCCTCTCTGGGTTACCCGGGGACGTACCCCAACAACACGGTGTGCGAGTGGGAGATCAGCGTTCCCCGCGGGGGCAGGATCCACTTTCGCTTTGCCGAGCTGGACATAGAAGACAGCGACTGCCAGGTCAACTACCTCCGCCTCTACAACGGCATCGGACCCCAGAGGAGTGAGATTG TGAAGTACTGCGGTTTGGGTCTGAAGGTCACCGAGCTGATCGAGTCCACTGGCAACCAGGTCACTGTCCAGTTCATGAGTGGGACCCATCACAGTGGACGTGGATTCTACCTGTCCTACTCCACCACTGAACACGCAG ATCTAATCACCTGCCTGGACAAAGGAACTGATTTCCCTGAGGCAGAGTTCAG TAAATACTGTCCAGCAGGCTGCTTGACATCTACAGAGGAGATTTCTGGGACTATACCTAATGGATACAGAGAG TCCTCTCCGCTGTGTGTGGCAGCCGTCCACGCAGGTGTGGTGTCCAACGCTGTGGGAGGGAGGATCTCGGTGGTCAGCAGCAAAGGCATTCCTCACTACGAGGCCACACTGGCCAACAATGTCACTTCCACTGG aGGAACTTTGTCAAACAGTCTCTTCACCTTCAAGACCAACG GCTGCTATGGAACGCTGGGTTTAGAGTCTGGTGTTGTGGCGGAcactcagctctctgcttcctctgtgtggGAGTGGAACAACATCATTGGCCAGCAGAGTGTGTGGGCACCATCAGGGGCGCGGCTTAAAAAGGCGGGGCCGCCCTGGGCACCTTCGCAGAGTGACCAGCAGCAGTGGCTGCAGGTCGATCtcaagagggagaagagggtcACAG GTATCACCACCACCGGCTCTACCCTGAGAGAGTACCAGTACTATGTTTCAGCGTACCGGGTCCTGTACAGTAACGATGGCCAGCAGTGGTACATCTACAGGGAAGCAAATTCTACTCAAGACAAG GTTTTTCAAGGCAACATCAACTACCTGTATGAGGTGAGGAATAACTTCATTCCTCCAATTGAAGCCCGCTTTGTGAGGATAAATCCGACCCTATGGCACCAGAGAATCGCACTCAAGTTGGAGCTGCTTGGCTGCCAAATCCCTGCAG cgaggaggaggacagagccGAGGACAGAGGCGAGGCCGAGGATGTTACCCCCCACTCGcctttctccccctcctgctgGTACAAAACGCCCACCTCACCTCGgccaaagcacacacacccCAGACATCCGAAACACGACGATGCCTCCTCACACCGGCAAAG ATGTGGCGCTGGCAGCAGTTCTGGTGCCTGTGTTGGTCATGGTTCTGACTGCCCTCATCGTGATTGTGGTTTGTGCGTGGCACTGGAGGAATAA GAAAAAGAGCTCTGAAGGAACATATGACCTCCCTCACTGGGATCGCACAG ACTGGTGGAAAAGCATGAAGCAGCTGTTGCCCTCCAAGATGGTAGAGACGGAGGATTCAGTTCggtacagcagcagtgaggtggGCCGGCTAACTGGGAGAGGGGCTGTGCCTAGACTACATGCTGAACCTGCCG AATATGCTCAGCCCCTGGTGAGTGGTGTGACAACACTAGGCGCCCGGTCAACCTTTAAACCAGATGAGGGGCCCGACCCAGGGTACTCAGATCCTGACCTGTACGATGCTCCCATCTCACCAGATGTGTACCACGCCTATGCAGAACCCCTGCCAGCTTCGGGGTCTGAATACGCCACACCCATTGTGGTTGACATGGGTTGCCACCCATCAGGGGGCTCCTCTTTGAACCAGGGCTCCACAGTGTGCAGTTTCATGGGTGCTGGGCCGACCTCCCTGCTCACACGGACGGACAGTAGCCATTCAGGGAGGTCGGCGTATGATACGCCCAAGAACACCACTGGACAGGTCACGCCCACTGAGGATCTGACCTATCAGGTACCTCAGAGTAACACTCAGAAgccagcaggacagagctga
- the tmem30c gene encoding transmembrane protein 30C, whose protein sequence is MGKEKAKSGPLARRPDNSAFKQQRLPAWSPMLTANTVLPFFYLLALICMLLGVWLLITVQGTQEIKMDYTSAGTCDRCFNKRKDVSKAAQTCNCTVVLSITEAFKGDVFFYYGLQNFHQNLRRYMDSRDDAQTLGRKKNLKSPSSYCQPFTHNQEGVPIAPCGAVANSIFNDSFTLTYHNSSGPSIPVPLLRGGITWYTDKNVKFRNPKMENLTLAQVFEGTAPPPYWQKPVYDLDPFDPSNNGFINDDLIVWMREAAFPNFKKLYGVLYRASEPFIDGLPAGKYSIEISYNFPVQYFQGKKEIILTTLTWFGGQNHFLPIAYLVTSGLILLIAVILTVVWWKFGKDGKNMEE, encoded by the exons ATGGGCAAAGAGAAGGCCAAGTCTGGGCCCTTGGCTCGGAGGCCAGACAACTCCgctttcaaacagcagagactgcCTGCCTGGTCTCCCATGCTAACGGCTAACACTGTGCTGCCGTTCTTCTACTTGCTGGCTTTGATCTGCATGCTGCTGGGAGTGTGGCTGCTCATCACAGTGCAGGGCACACAGGAAATAAag ATGGACTACACAAGTGCTGGAACATGTGACAGATGCTTTAATAAGCGTAAAGATGTGAGCAAGGCAGCTCAAACCTGCAACTGCACAGTGGTGTTGTCTATTACCGAAGCATTCAAG GGAGATGTCTTTTTCTACTATGGCCTCCAGAACTTCCATCAGAACCTCCGCAGATACATGGACTCCAGAGATGACGCACAGACGCTTGGCAGGAAGAAAAACTTAAAG AGCCCCAGCTCATACTGCCAGCCGTTTACACACAACCAAGAAGGAGTCCCCATCGCCCCCTGTGGTGCTGTGGCCAACAGTATATTCAATG ACTCCTTCACTCTGACCTATCACAACTCCAGCGGTCCTTCAATTCCGGTCCCTCTGCTACGGGGGGGCATCACCTGGTACACGGACAAAAATGTCAAGTTCCGCAACCCAAAGATGGAGAACTTGACACTGGCTCAAGTGTTTGAAG GCACAGCGCCGCCTCCGTACTGGCAGAAGCCTGTGTATGACCTAGATCCCTTTGACCCGTCCAACAACGGCTTCATCAACGATGACCTGATCGTGTGGATGAGAGAGGCAGCCTTCCCCAACTTCAAGAAGCTGTATGGGGTTTTATATCGAGCTAGCGAGCCCTTCATTGACGGTCTGCCAGCTGGGAAATATAGTATTGAGATATCCTACA ACTTCCCTGTGCAGTACTTCCAAGGCAAAAAGGAGATCATTCTGACCACACTTACCTGGTTCGGAGGTCAGAACCATTTCCTGCCCATCGCCTACCTGGTAACCAGCGGCCTGATCCTACTGATAGCCGTCATCCTCACGGTGGTCTGGTGGAAGTTTGGGAAGGATGGGAAAAACATGGAGGAATGA